A genomic window from Halorubrum lacusprofundi ATCC 49239 includes:
- a CDS encoding DUF7269 family protein, whose amino-acid sequence MRPLALVGVAAVAVGFVAVVNRSIAAAIDPSTVVVTLIGALAVVQGVRYANERRGRDRRAADPGEPERRAPATVPGADLDERIGRMTAASHGGYASRRELRERVRTVAVAAVARDRNCSTAAAERAVEVGTWTDDPTAAAFLASDASYPIGVRLRAGIRGRSRYGYGLRAAIDAIGRLDDDNPAEAAR is encoded by the coding sequence ATGCGCCCCCTCGCGCTCGTCGGCGTCGCCGCGGTCGCGGTCGGGTTCGTCGCGGTCGTGAACCGCTCGATCGCGGCCGCGATCGACCCCTCCACCGTCGTCGTCACCCTCATCGGCGCGCTCGCCGTCGTGCAGGGGGTTCGATACGCGAACGAGCGCCGCGGCCGCGACCGGCGGGCCGCCGACCCCGGCGAGCCGGAGCGCCGGGCGCCCGCGACCGTGCCCGGGGCCGACCTCGACGAGCGGATCGGCCGAATGACCGCCGCGTCCCACGGAGGGTACGCCTCCCGCCGCGAGCTCCGCGAGCGAGTCCGCACCGTCGCGGTCGCGGCGGTCGCCCGGGACCGGAACTGCTCGACCGCGGCGGCCGAGCGAGCCGTCGAGGTGGGGACGTGGACCGACGACCCGACCGCGGCCGCGTTCCTCGCGAGCGACGCGTCGTACCCGATCGGGGTCCGACTTCGGGCCGGGATTCGGGGACGGTCACGGTACGGGTACGGGCTCCGCGCCGCGATCGACGCGATCGGGCGGCTCGACGATGACAATCCGGCGGAGGCGGCGCGATGA
- a CDS encoding DUF4129 domain-containing protein: MKRDTLLAVALALLAVVALGVAAATLDSAVSLGGGGFGGVEGDTPSAGDGPGDPGFSPSPGGDFALATQPLCYEFLREPPALLVLFGSLVGIAAIVYRDTRSALPALAAAGAVGFPIGLIWWGLATCGSVSDESEFELGIAGSDEGLIPEGAAGGTGAGGGEGAASAPELLFALVVIAALVASVGVLLLAGGDDEATPGSGAAAENDPDEPEPDLATVGRTAGQAADRIESSDADNEVYRAWRDMTAVLDVDRPASSTPAEFAAAAVDAGVDEEPVETLTEVFERVRYGGADATDDREQRAIAALRQIEERHGAGDSESHGDSTHSGGKP, translated from the coding sequence GTGAAGCGGGATACCCTGCTGGCGGTCGCCCTCGCCCTCCTCGCGGTCGTCGCGCTCGGCGTCGCCGCCGCGACGCTCGACTCGGCCGTCAGTCTCGGCGGCGGCGGGTTCGGCGGCGTCGAGGGCGACACGCCGAGCGCCGGCGATGGTCCGGGCGATCCCGGTTTCTCCCCGTCGCCCGGCGGCGATTTTGCCCTCGCGACGCAGCCGCTGTGCTACGAGTTCCTCCGCGAGCCGCCGGCGCTGTTAGTGCTCTTCGGGTCCCTCGTCGGGATCGCGGCGATCGTCTACCGTGACACGCGCTCGGCGCTCCCCGCCCTCGCGGCCGCCGGCGCGGTCGGCTTCCCGATCGGACTGATCTGGTGGGGATTGGCCACCTGCGGGTCGGTGTCGGACGAAAGCGAGTTCGAGTTGGGTATCGCCGGCTCCGACGAGGGGCTCATTCCCGAGGGCGCCGCCGGCGGTACGGGGGCCGGCGGGGGCGAGGGGGCGGCCTCGGCGCCGGAGCTCCTGTTCGCGCTCGTCGTGATCGCCGCCCTCGTCGCGAGCGTCGGAGTCCTCCTCCTCGCTGGCGGCGACGACGAGGCGACGCCGGGCTCCGGAGCCGCCGCCGAGAACGACCCCGACGAGCCGGAGCCCGACCTCGCCACCGTCGGGCGTACCGCCGGGCAAGCGGCCGATCGGATCGAGTCGTCGGACGCCGACAACGAGGTGTACCGGGCGTGGCGCGACATGACGGCGGTCCTCGACGTGGACCGGCCCGCGTCCTCGACGCCCGCCGAGTTCGCGGCCGCGGCGGTCGACGCCGGCGTCGACGAGGAGCCCGTCGAGACGCTCACCGAGGTGTTCGAGCGAGTTCGGTACGGCGGCGCGGACGCGACGGACGATCGTGAGCAGCGGGCGATTGCAGCGCTGCGTCAGATTGAGGAGCGGCATGGGGCCGGAGATAGTGAGAGCCACGGCGACTCGACACACTCCGGAGGGAAGCCGTAA
- a CDS encoding MBL fold metallo-hydrolase: MKRIQLGNTVFEGENDVYLLDGETTALVDTGVALPDVRGELEAGLAEYGLGFADVDAIALTHWHPDHAGLAGEIQAESDADVYVHEADASLVDGSDAPLFLDRDLQRETFDRWGMPEPDRERLTAFFDAVSADLSGRPADVTTFGDGDVIDAGGVALEAMHLPGHTAGLTGFAFDPREVPDHESVGGADATAELFAGDALLPKYTPNVGGADVRVDGPLAAYAESLVRIIERDFDAAHPGHRDRIDDPSRRAATILDHHRHRTRRVLDVLADEGPATAWEVSAALFGDLSEIHVLHGPGEAFAHLDHLADAGIIEPDGTAYRLIDPEPDVDALFPTTPLDDAVDGSEA; the protein is encoded by the coding sequence GTGAAACGGATCCAACTCGGCAACACCGTCTTCGAGGGCGAAAACGACGTGTACCTGCTCGACGGCGAGACGACCGCGCTCGTCGACACCGGCGTCGCGCTCCCGGACGTACGCGGGGAGTTAGAGGCCGGTCTCGCCGAGTACGGGCTCGGGTTCGCCGACGTGGACGCAATCGCGCTCACCCACTGGCACCCCGACCACGCGGGACTGGCCGGCGAGATTCAGGCCGAAAGCGACGCGGACGTGTACGTCCACGAGGCGGACGCGTCGCTCGTCGACGGCAGCGATGCGCCGCTGTTCCTCGATCGCGACCTCCAGCGCGAGACGTTCGATCGGTGGGGGATGCCGGAGCCCGACCGAGAGCGGCTGACCGCCTTCTTCGACGCGGTGAGTGCCGACCTCAGCGGTCGGCCCGCCGACGTGACGACGTTCGGCGACGGCGACGTGATCGACGCCGGCGGCGTCGCCCTCGAAGCGATGCACCTGCCGGGCCACACCGCCGGGCTCACGGGGTTCGCCTTCGACCCGCGCGAGGTCCCCGACCACGAGTCGGTCGGCGGCGCAGACGCAACAGCAGAGCTGTTCGCGGGCGACGCACTCCTCCCGAAGTATACCCCGAACGTCGGCGGCGCGGACGTGCGCGTTGACGGGCCGTTAGCGGCATACGCCGAGAGCCTCGTGCGGATCATCGAGCGCGACTTCGACGCGGCCCACCCCGGCCACCGCGACCGGATCGACGACCCGAGCCGACGGGCCGCGACCATCCTCGACCACCACCGGCACCGGACTCGGCGGGTGCTCGACGTGCTCGCTGACGAGGGGCCCGCAACCGCGTGGGAGGTCTCTGCCGCGCTGTTCGGCGACCTCTCGGAGATCCACGTCCTCCACGGCCCCGGAGAGGCGTTCGCACACCTCGATCATCTCGCCGACGCTGGTATCATCGAACCCGACGGGACCGCCTATCGACTGATCGATCCGGAGCCGGATGTCGACGCGCTGTTTCCGACTACTCCCCTCGACGACGCGGTCGACGGCTCGGAGGCGTAG
- a CDS encoding two-component system sensor histidine kinase NtrB: MTEGSPRDRELRRYETILDSLDDAVYAVRPDGTIAYVNDRYAEMKGVSREALLGTDIYDWVTEETAEKATQVRNEMAAGDRDVGMVEYEFLTADGERFPAEMRFNRVTGEEGEELNRVGVIRDVRERKRREEALRRKNERLEEFASIVSHDLRNPLNVAQGRLDLAREEYDSEHLEVVANAHERMAALIDDLLTLARDGEGVEETERVPLRELAEVCWESVETAAASLRIETDRAIRADRSRLRQLVENLMRNSVEHGRSRDGDTVSRDDENSETEFSNHSTSSRAEPGDAVVHAGEDVTVTVGDVEGGFYVADDGRGIPESDRETVFETGYTTSDDGTGFGLEIVEAVATAHGWDVRVTDAAGGGARFEFTGVDVLD; this comes from the coding sequence ATGACGGAAGGGTCACCTCGGGACAGGGAGTTACGACGGTACGAGACGATTCTCGATTCGCTCGATGACGCCGTCTACGCCGTCCGTCCCGACGGAACCATCGCGTACGTCAACGATCGGTATGCCGAGATGAAGGGCGTGAGTCGCGAGGCGCTGCTGGGGACGGATATCTACGACTGGGTCACGGAGGAAACCGCGGAGAAGGCCACACAGGTCCGCAACGAGATGGCCGCGGGCGATCGCGACGTCGGCATGGTCGAGTACGAGTTCCTCACGGCAGACGGGGAGCGATTCCCAGCGGAGATGCGCTTCAACAGGGTGACCGGCGAGGAAGGCGAGGAGCTGAACCGCGTCGGCGTCATCCGAGACGTCCGCGAGCGGAAGCGGCGCGAGGAGGCGCTCCGCCGCAAGAACGAACGGCTCGAGGAGTTCGCGAGCATCGTCTCGCACGACCTCCGGAACCCCCTCAACGTCGCGCAGGGGCGGCTGGACCTCGCCCGCGAGGAGTACGACTCCGAGCACCTGGAGGTCGTCGCCAACGCCCACGAGCGAATGGCGGCGCTCATCGACGACCTCCTGACGCTCGCCCGTGACGGCGAGGGCGTCGAGGAGACGGAGCGGGTTCCCCTCCGCGAACTCGCGGAGGTGTGCTGGGAGAGCGTCGAGACCGCAGCGGCCTCGCTCCGGATCGAGACCGACCGCGCGATCCGCGCGGACCGGAGCCGACTCAGACAGCTCGTCGAGAACCTCATGCGGAACAGCGTGGAACACGGTCGTTCGAGAGACGGCGATACCGTCTCTCGCGATGACGAAAACTCCGAGACGGAGTTTTCGAACCATTCCACGAGCAGCCGGGCAGAGCCCGGCGACGCGGTCGTGCACGCCGGCGAGGACGTCACGGTGACGGTCGGCGACGTCGAGGGGGGCTTCTACGTCGCCGACGACGGCCGGGGGATCCCCGAGAGCGACCGCGAGACGGTGTTCGAGACGGGGTACACCACGAGCGACGACGGGACCGGGTTCGGCCTCGAAATCGTCGAGGCCGTCGCGACGGCTCACGGCTGGGACGTGCGCGTCACCGACGCCGCGGGCGGCGGCGCCCGGTTCGAGTTCACCGGGGTCGACGTGCTCGACTGA